AGTGGCAGCTGCATGGTGTGTGGTCCAGAAACTTCAGCAGCAAAACTGCCTCTCCTGGGGTGATCAAGGCGGCATGGTGCGTCTGCATTTGTGCTGGCTTTTCATCTGTTGGTTATTCCAGCCTTGTGCGCAATCTTGCGTTCGTCGGCTGTAAGATTCTGGGCCTACCGCTAAATTCTTGTCAAGGCTTGTCGGGGACACCCCTCTGGTCACtggtaatttattaatttttaacaaattgcCCGACTCTTCTTAATGGTCAACATTACAAAAATCCTTTCAAAAATCAAGGTAatagttacattttttttttcgtaaatttCTTTATAGTCTGGTTAAACTTCAATTTCATTATGTTTGTCTCTTTCAGTAAACCAAATAAGTCGATCGTCTCGTATGTGTCCAACGGGAATCCGCTGATTCAATGGCTTGACTGTAGCCTCGAAGTTGTAAAGCTTCACAACTTGAACTGCAGGCTCATATTGACATTGGCCAGTTTTCAAAGAGGCAGGAATTTCAAGCTGGGTGAGGTTGGCGGTGTAATAACCATTCACTGCTATgaatttctgaaaacaaattaatCAGTTCAACATTAAGGGAAGATGGCAATGAAGAGTGACAAAGGTCCATATGAGATGaaggttgtccaatacaccgaCATGATGAGATTCCTGATATATCATGTACGCATCataaagtgtctccctgacatAAAGTAGGAGCAGCATCCTAAGCAACCAGTACTTAAGTTCTTAGGCTTAAGGGCACACCATACGACACCTTCCGCCGCCTACGCTGGGCGGCTTGAATCTTATTTTggaaaatagctcaaggaaaatacgcgCGCTGATCGGTTAATAATCGtatttctataactcgatagaaaaaCATTGATGGCGTAGTTTATGAAGTATAAATTGCGCGGTGTAGAGAATAtacatttgatgaaaaataacgcTATCAAGTGTTCTTCGTTTTCcgttattttccttgggctattttgtacaagaaatagaaaacattttcttcgtgtttctatcgagttatagaaacactcgTGAAAGTTTAAGAaaactcgaaaaagctgtggaaacactcgcctgcggctcgtgctcccacagcatttctcgttctcccaaacttccactTGTGTCTCTATAACCTGATGGAAACACggaaaaagttttctatttcttaaatacAGTTGTATTGGACGGACAGGTATGTATATGGTGGAAAATGTTCGACGTTATGAGTTACGTTTTGAAGTTGAATGACCTAAACGCTGGCGCGAAATAAATCGCCTTAACCTGAAAAAAATTCGCAGCGACAGCGAGAGTATCACAAATACAAATGCGCGGCAAATACAAATGCGTTCCTCAATGCATATGATCTCTGCATTCCTTGTTGCAAGCTGGAAAAAATACGGCGAATTACCTTCTCAGCCTCATAAAGCATAACAAGAGCAGAGTATGCCGGCCAATTTCGCGTCCGAACGAACTGTGTGGTATTGACAGCATCTGTGCTAAACTGAATGAAACCCcatctaaacaaaagaaacaagtaAACAAAGATAGTCCCGAGCTTGAATCCATGCAGCCAACGTTGCACCCACACAGCTTTCTAACTTCGCCTTTACTGTCCCTATTGCAGCGAGGACGACCAAAAGCTTAGGTCATAAATAAATTACAGCGCCCTGCGACTCGCTACATTTAACCACCCGCGAGTTGCAAAGGTTAGACACAATAGGCCCCATGCATTGCAGCCTTTGCCTTTCTACAGATCAATTATGTGTGTCCAAGCCTTAACAAAGTCAGAATGTGAGGGTAATAATTTGTATCGATCGTGTCACGAAGCTACAACCTGTTGCAAAATTCTTCATTCACTccaaattcaaaacaatttatATCAAGGAATTCAAAATGGCAACAGATTTGCGCGATAGAACACGCACTAGTCACTTCGTCCAAAGAACAATCGCACTTGACGAGATCGAAGGTACGAGTAAGCAGGTGAGGAGTACTCTTTTGGGCGATACGACCATGAGTCCATATATGACGCCCGCCTTTGCTCTCCACCCACCTTTCAGGCAGGTGCATATTGATGGCTCCCTGCGATGACCACACCCAGTTATCTTCTGGAACATTTGGCACCTGTAACGGAAAAAGTAAGCCCGGTTGGCATATGGTTTAAGATTCTTAAGCAGAGATTTCAGGAGACAAGTAACTTGAACCAAGCAAGAGTTTAGATAGGTCTATACGTAAACGCGAAACcagtcacaaaaaaaaaaacccgagtGGAAACAGGAACATTTCATTCTGGGCATAACAAGGTGGCATGTTAGCGGTAAGTGAAGAGATACTTGGGAGCTTAAGTAACCGTGACGACAAGGGCGGGGAGGACACAAATTTTCATCTTTAATcataattagtatttaccataacagtggatagcaattttcgcgcgttttgattggctcccgtgacttggaatatccttggatattcactgttttgcgaacggagagaaaaatggcgcgtcgtttcgcgaaagtttcagaagaggaaattaaaacagcatttttttatccatctgatttggtaaatactaaaacaactatcctccTCAGGGTCAGTGAAGAGCGGTGGCTATATActtcgacgcttcgcgtctcggtatatatccaccactattcacctccccttcgggggatagttgtatactatatcaaaattctcgaatctgattggtcatcagcagcccttatttgagccgtaattgtacagttgcacaagTCATGCGCTTGTAACTGTAcacgtcatgcctgagtaattggacagtacgcgtcattaAGCTCAGTACGAGTCATTAAGCTGGCggtagttgcacttgaatgggttctttttcagcatctgtAGCTTacaagttgaatatatcaacctctcaaatagtttataccactgtcatattcttctcgaattttgttatagtcacgattaattagtaattggacttcgtgctGTACAATTCGGGGAGTAATCGGGCTCgtaatttcattttgaaattgctcgcccgattactccctgaattgtactctaCTCGGTCCAATTAATGTtactaataatgaaaaaaaaaatggtatcatagccagcaaagtcacgCAATTTTCTGTTGGGTTGACGATTCTATTTTGTTGAACATTGGGTGGACTGGCTTAGAAATGCGCTTCAGCAACACTTGGTTACTGTCTGCTAGAGTTACTCTGTTAAACTGAGCTACTGCATGGACCTGTTGCTAAAACGGATCCCAAGAGAACATCCGGTCTATTGCCACAACTAACCTTTTCGTAATGTCCATTGACATTTCTTACATGCCACTCAACCCTGCGTTGGTAGAAAAAAGTGTATGGTAAACCCACTTTTAAAAGCCCCGTTTACACTACAGGAAAATGAGTAGAGACCCGTCAAATAAAGGAGAGCGGACCTCATGTTTTTGCCCAAATTATGAGCATCATTTGGTGCCATAGACATCTATGGCCCCAAGGCCGGAAAGATCTGGGGTCCGGGCCACATTTCTTCATTCTTGCGTCAGCTTGTGTAACAATTTGGCACAACGCGTGCGCAGTACCACAGTCTCATTCTAAAAATGAGATTATGGAGACTATGGTACTGCGCCTGTGAACTGCAACTGTGAACGGGGAAATTTATGGTTAAGTGCAATCCTGAGAAGTCACGTTGTTCGGCATCATAGTAAGTACTAACTATGTTGGCATGCAacagtaaaataatttcaaactttgaaaacgtttaagcaaacctGCTAAAGTTAATTCTCCATTGGTCTTTGTTGTTCGGTGGGGCAGACGTCGTGGGACTGTGGTCAACAAGGTCACTGAAGGGGAGGGCTAGCTCAACCGTCCAGAACTTGTCTTAAAAATACCATAGCagggaaaacaaagaaaaaaacaaagacgacAGTTAGTTGTCAGAAAGATAACGGACACTATTTTCACTTTATCCGCAGCTCCACCGATGACTTGCAAGACTTTCCGAAAAAGGAATGTCAAAAGGCACATGACGACCAATATTGATTGAACCACTCATAGTTAACATGTAAGCGCTGAAGTAAATcgttaataataaataaataaataaatgaataaattggTGTTTGATATCATTTTGGGCCAACAGTGCAGACTCAAGTTTCAAGCTTTACAGGTCTTTGTTTTCCTGTGCACAGTACACCATCTTGGCCAACCAAAAGACTGCACTGAAGAACAGTATTAGTCACCTGGCACAGATGCATTATTCACAGGCCCAGACACAAAAATAGCACTTTTCATCGTGGGCATTTCCCAGCTGCTGTTTGGAGTTCCACCATTAATGTATGGCtattaatacaaaaaaaaaaacaggtatAAAATTAGATGACTTAATTACCCTGAATTCAGAGACAAAATTCAAGATACTATATAGATGGGTTTAAGCAATTATTTGTTACAAGGTACACTTTTAACACGAGGTGAAATAATTTTTGTCAATGTACAAATCAGGATATCACTGATATGAATATTTTACCCAAAGGAGCTGAGTtaagtcaaaatgaaattcaaccTAGTTTAACCTAGGCAATAATTTTTACTTTGTTTCCAAATCCTAAAGACGAATAATTAACAAtcattcctcgagtccgaatgggcagtatgagtcaatagcccatgaggccgaggCA
This genomic window from Acropora muricata isolate sample 2 chromosome 2, ASM3666990v1, whole genome shotgun sequence contains:
- the LOC136897544 gene encoding uncharacterized protein, encoding MWLIWVPVCVLLFFSILANCFPTDCVHPFPRSYVVYHLNELQEAIHVDGKLNDEAWNSVAWTEDFIDIQGPDWKKPRFRTHAKMLWDDTYLYIGAFLQETDVWANQTKHDSVVFQDNDFEVFVDPDGDTHWYKEFEINAIKTTWDLELNKPYINGGTPNSSWEMPTMKSAIFVSGPVNNASVPDKFWTVELALPFSDLVDHSPTTSAPPNNKDQWRINFSRVEWHVRNVNGHYEKVPNVPEDNWVWSSQGAINMHLPERWGFIQFSTDAVNTTQFVRTRNWPAYSALVMLYEAEKKFIAVNGYYTANLTQLEIPASLKTGQCQYEPAVQVVKLYNFEATVKPLNQRIPVGHIRDDRLIWFTERDKHNEIEV